The following is a genomic window from Spirosoma foliorum.
GAAGTTACGGATAAGCCTAAGTCACCACAAGTTGAGGTTGAGTGCCTTAAACAACACATGGTTGCGCTTGGCGATGAGGTCAACAAAATGCCAGATCCCGCCATTGATAAGTCTGGGCCCATAGATTATAGAGCGCTAGGCGAATCGTTGCGAATTTTTCCGGATGAGGAAATTGTCAAACCACAAGTCTGCCTTTCCATACAGCAGGATGATCGAACGGATACCTGGGCAACGCTGGGCAACTTCTCGCTTATTATTGGTAAGACTAAAAGTCGAAAAACATTTGCTGTTAGCATTGCAGTTGCTGCAGCTCTACGTCGTGATTTAACCTTAGGCCGATTTATGAGCTCATTCGACGAGGATAAACGGAATGTCCTCTATTTCGATACTGAGCAGGGCCGCTACCATGCTCTTAAGGTGGTCAAGCGAATTTGCCGACTGGCTGAACAGCCTTCGCCCACTAACCTCTTCGTCTATCCGCTACGCTCCTTATCAACGCAACAACGATTAGGTTTTATTAGGTGGCATATCTACAATACGGACAATGTAGGCTTGGTGGTAATTGATGGTATTCGGGACACGATAGTCGATATCAATGATAATGCTGAAGCTACTGAGCGAACGGATGACCTAATGCGATGGTCGGCGGAACTCGGCGTGCATATCATCACGGTATTGCATATGAACAAGGGCAATGACCACGCCAGGGGAACAATTGGCACTGAGCTTCAAAATAAGGCCGAATCAATAATTACAATCGTCGTTGATCCAAATGACAAAAGCTTATCTGTAGTTACCGCTGAGGACACCCGAGAGAGAAAGTTTGAGCCGTTCGCCTTCTCGATCGACGAGACCGGCTTGCCTTATCTGGTCGATGGTGCGATAACGGCGGCAAGTATACCGTCAAGAGCCAAAAAGCCGACGGTAGATACTATGAAACCTCAGGACGTAGCTGCTATCGTCAGGCGAGCTTTTTCAAATGATGAATACTTAAGATATGCCCAGTTGAGAACCAACATCGTTGAAGCGTCGGAATTTATTGGTATTCCTCTGGCAAAGTCGAGATCTGAGGAATTTATCCGTCGGGTCGAAACTCTTGGCTACATAAACAAACTCCGAGCCCCATCCCATCGATATGATGTCTATAAAGTCAACCTTCAAAACCTACCACTTTAACTGTACTAAAAAGTACTGTACTATAAGCCCTATTTATATAGGGGCTTATTAGTACAATTAGTACAGTGTACTAAGATAGTTAAGTTAGGACAGTTAGGACAGTTAGGACAGTTGAAGATTATATGAAATTCAAGCCTCTACTCTTCGCTATCAATACCCCTGATTAGGGTGATTAGGGTAGTTGATAAAATCAATGCCCCAGTTCAACGATTCGATGTCTACGAAAACAGCCTATAAATCTTAAAACACTACATTTTGACTGTCTAAAATGAGGAGTAGCCTTCTAAGACAGTCAGGGTGATTGAATACTATGGTAACCTCCGCATTACGCTATCAGCTGCCTAAGAAAGCAGTCAAATCGGATTGCCCGGATTGCGGACCAAAGCACCGGCGGACGCTCAGCCGGTACGTTGATACCCGAACCAATGAGCCGCTACCTGAACCCTATGGCCGTTGCGATCGGGAAAGCAATTGTGGCTATCACCTTTCCCCCTATTACAAAGGGGCATCCGGCATTAGTTATGCCGATCATGTTTATGAGCAGTGGAAAGTGGATAACTCAACAGACCTACGTCCAGTAGGCTCCTCAATTAGTAAGTATCGAGCACATTCTATGAATAACCCTCAGCCTAAAGTAGCCCCTATTCACTGTATTCCTAATGATGTATTTGCCTCGACCGTTGGTCTTTATGAACGCAATCAACTGGCCATACTTCTGCAGGAACATTTCGGCGCGAAAGTATCCCAGGAATTACTAAGCCGGTTCCAGATCGGCACGTCGGCCTATTGGCCTGGCGCCTGCGTATTCTGGCTGAAGGATGAGCGGGGGCGCATACGAGGAGGTCAGGTAGTTCTGTTCGATTCTACTGGCCACACAGCAAAGCGGACAGGACCGGATGGTAAAAGTAAGCGCTGTACGAGTTGGGTTCATACCGCATTGGCCACTCGTTACGATCAGAATAAGCTGCCACGCCCGGCGTGGTTAACCGACTACATCGATAACGCCAATAAGTTTCCAATCCCCTTTGGGTTGAATCAACTCCTGATGGCTGAAAAGGGTCAGGCAGTAGCAATCGTCGAGAGTCCAAAAACGGCTATCATTTGTACGCCTTACTTCCCGGAATTTATCTGGATGGCCATTGGTGGCCTTTCCTATCTGAACAGTGAAAGGTTATCACCATTGAGAGCTCGTAAACTCGTCCTCTTTCCTGATGCCTCAGCCGAGGGCCGGGCGTTTGAGCAGTGGTGGAATCGAGCCGAGCAGCTACGCGGACAGGGCTTTAGTGTAACCGTGTCGGATTACCTGGAGAAGCTAGCCACCGATGAGGAGAAGTTAGCTGGCTTGGATCTGGCAGATTATCTATTAGAGCAATGGAAAGGCTACCCGCCTGACTGGGATACTACTGAGAAAGGGGTAGATCAGTCGACGGGGAGTGCTCAATAACAATGATAGGTTTTGATGATTCGCCACTGTCTAACTTCATGGGTGGACGTACCCGTCCTTCCGTGCGATCGAGCACAATTTTAATGGCATCGATATCGCCAGCCATACAGCGCACCATTAATTGAGCCGCGATAACCGCATTAAATGTTTGTTCGCCTTGGGTTGAGTAAAGACTTTGATAGAAAAATGGCCGATTACCTTCTGAGCGGCCAATGATTGTTATTTCCAAGTCTTCCCAATCGTTACCCAACTCCTGGAGTATTTGCGAGATAAGATTACGGTTTTTGGGCGGCCGTCCCTTTGGGTTCCCGGATTGCCCTTTTTCATAACTATGAAGTATTCCCCCATTTCGGCCTTTTCGATCCATTATTTGTTTAGTTGGTTCGCTAGTTCATTTGGATTTGCGGAATATGAGGCTGCCTATCGTGGTAATGATCCATAGCCAGGAAAAGGAAAATTACAATAATGAACCTTCTACTGAAATACTTTACACTGTTATTCCGCGCAAACCGAGCCTGCCTGTACAATTTGGAGTCAAATCTAGCAATTGCTCAACCGTTAGGAGAATAGGGCTTAGGGTTGTTGATAAATGTTGACATTTTAGACTGACTCAGCCGAAAATTCTCTTCCCGTCAACATCGAATTTGGCAAACTCGAACCCCAAAATCTGAGGTTTTCTGAGGTTCCCATCGACAAATACTGCCAAGCGAGGAGGGCAAAACCCTACCAAGCCCTACTTTTTAACCTTGATAGTGTTCTGCCTCAGCACGCAGTGGATAACCATCGAGCCAGAGATTAGTAGCAAACTGCAATTCGTCCTGAGTAATCTCATTGGCTTCATAGTAACGAATATGATTTTGCAATACCAAGTCCATTGTATGCCAACGCTCTTCATCCGTGGTGTTAAGCACCTGGTCGATTTCCTTAAGTAATTCAAGTTGTAGGGCCGCATTCTGGGCAAATTCCGGATTGATTAGATCTGAATTTGAATTCATATTTGATATAGTTGATCCTGAATAAGTTAGGTAAATTTTTCGTATTTTCATAGTACCACTTCACTATCAAAAGTGAGGTTTAGTTATCACTTTTTACCAGCACAATATGTACATCTTAACATTACCAAGCGGATCTGTTTCGCTCTATGATTCTCCCTATAAACTACCCGAAAGTCAGCGCGTAGAATACGATTATTACAGCCTGATTCACTCGGCTATTGGATCAGGTATTGAGGATATTGATCGGCACTTCGAGTTAATGGCGGGGTTAGTAGTAGCCGAGCCAGAAGATCAATTAATGGCTATTAATAATTTACGTTATCTGCTAGCCAATCTGCTGGGCAAGCAAATCGCCCCCAACATTTTAGCCCTATGCTGTTTGGTTGAGTCGGTCAATGGTACTACCTGGGACGATTATTCTCCGGAAGGAGTAGAACAGTTGGCTGGACGGCTAAGTGAGTTGGGTGTCTGCCAGGAGCATACCGTAGGTATCAGCGCTCTTTACGAAAACATACTCAAGCCTCTTCAGCGTCAATACCCGAATCATTTCCCCAATACGCAGCATGAAGCCGATCTACGCTTACACAAGGCGCTGTTGTTTGAGGCTGATGAGCTACTCCAGCCCGATGATCCGACCTTAGATTTTCGTCGAAAGGATATTGAACTCGAAAATGTAGAAGCGATTAAGCCCCCCCCTCATGGTAGGCTCAGGCAATCGTCCTGATCTGATTCGGGAGTGCTATCGAGGTAATTTAATTGCCCTCCAGTTGGAAGGCCTGCCAGTAAGTGAGTCTACCTCGTCATTTTCATTCTGGGGCTACATTGAGGCTTTAGAGCGAAGATATCGCCAGCAAAAAGCGAGTGATCAAGAATAGACTATATAAACTGTTATTTTCTCATTGATGGTAGTGTCTCAGTTTGGAAAGCAAAGGGCCGGGAAAGATTAAGTTCAGCCGGGAGTGTGGCCTTCAT
Proteins encoded in this region:
- a CDS encoding AAA family ATPase — protein: MSQKKLNPNTSLNGIQPPEVTDKPKSPQVEVECLKQHMVALGDEVNKMPDPAIDKSGPIDYRALGESLRIFPDEEIVKPQVCLSIQQDDRTDTWATLGNFSLIIGKTKSRKTFAVSIAVAAALRRDLTLGRFMSSFDEDKRNVLYFDTEQGRYHALKVVKRICRLAEQPSPTNLFVYPLRSLSTQQRLGFIRWHIYNTDNVGLVVIDGIRDTIVDINDNAEATERTDDLMRWSAELGVHIITVLHMNKGNDHARGTIGTELQNKAESIITIVVDPNDKSLSVVTAEDTRERKFEPFAFSIDETGLPYLVDGAITAASIPSRAKKPTVDTMKPQDVAAIVRRAFSNDEYLRYAQLRTNIVEASEFIGIPLAKSRSEEFIRRVETLGYINKLRAPSHRYDVYKVNLQNLPL
- a CDS encoding DUF6371 domain-containing protein → MVTSALRYQLPKKAVKSDCPDCGPKHRRTLSRYVDTRTNEPLPEPYGRCDRESNCGYHLSPYYKGASGISYADHVYEQWKVDNSTDLRPVGSSISKYRAHSMNNPQPKVAPIHCIPNDVFASTVGLYERNQLAILLQEHFGAKVSQELLSRFQIGTSAYWPGACVFWLKDERGRIRGGQVVLFDSTGHTAKRTGPDGKSKRCTSWVHTALATRYDQNKLPRPAWLTDYIDNANKFPIPFGLNQLLMAEKGQAVAIVESPKTAIICTPYFPEFIWMAIGGLSYLNSERLSPLRARKLVLFPDASAEGRAFEQWWNRAEQLRGQGFSVTVSDYLEKLATDEEKLAGLDLADYLLEQWKGYPPDWDTTEKGVDQSTGSAQ
- a CDS encoding DUF5681 domain-containing protein, whose translation is MDRKGRNGGILHSYEKGQSGNPKGRPPKNRNLISQILQELGNDWEDLEITIIGRSEGNRPFFYQSLYSTQGEQTFNAVIAAQLMVRCMAGDIDAIKIVLDRTEGRVRPPMKLDSGESSKPIIVIEHSPSTDLPLSQ